A single genomic interval of Croceibacter atlanticus HTCC2559 harbors:
- a CDS encoding thymidylate synthase yields the protein MKQYHDLMRHVLKAGVQKGDRTGTGTKSVFGYQMRFNLSEGFPMVTTKKLHLKSIIYELLWFLNGDTNIKYLQDNGVRIWNEWADENGDLGPVYGHQWRNWNSEEIDQIKDIIDTLKNNPNSRRMLVSAWNPSVMPNTSESFSENVAKGKAALPPCHAFFQFYVAEGKLSCQLYQRSADIFLGVPFNIASYALLTMMIAQVCGYEAGDFIHTFGDAHIYNNHFEQVELQLSRECRPLPKMQINKDVKDIFGFKFDDFTLINYNPHPHIKGAVAI from the coding sequence ATGAAGCAATACCATGATTTAATGCGCCATGTATTAAAAGCAGGCGTACAAAAAGGAGATCGTACTGGTACTGGTACCAAGAGTGTTTTTGGTTATCAAATGAGATTTAATTTGAGTGAAGGTTTCCCTATGGTTACTACTAAGAAACTTCACTTAAAATCTATTATATATGAGCTATTATGGTTTTTAAATGGAGATACCAATATTAAGTATCTGCAGGATAACGGCGTACGTATCTGGAATGAGTGGGCAGATGAAAATGGCGATTTAGGACCAGTGTATGGCCACCAATGGCGTAATTGGAACTCTGAAGAAATAGACCAGATTAAGGATATAATAGATACATTAAAAAATAACCCTAACAGCAGACGCATGTTAGTTTCTGCTTGGAATCCTAGTGTGATGCCAAATACTTCTGAAAGTTTTAGTGAAAATGTAGCTAAAGGAAAAGCTGCATTACCACCTTGTCATGCTTTCTTTCAGTTTTATGTTGCAGAGGGAAAGCTGTCTTGTCAATTATACCAACGTAGTGCAGATATATTTTTGGGTGTGCCTTTTAATATAGCCTCTTATGCCCTACTTACTATGATGATAGCTCAAGTATGTGGTTATGAAGCTGGAGATTTTATACATACTTTTGGTGATGCCCATATTTATAACAATCATTTTGAACAAGTTGAGCTGCAACTCTCTAGAGAATGCAGACCATTACCAAAAATGCAAATTAATAAAGACGTAAAAGATATCTTTGGCTTTAAATTTGATGACTTTACGTTAATAAACTATAATCCGCATCCGCACATTAAAGGTGCTGTTGCCATTTAA
- a CDS encoding bifunctional nuclease family protein produces the protein MSLVRLDIKGISYSQTQNGAYALILNEQEGNKQLPIVIGAFEAQSIAIALEKDIKPPRPLTHDLFKNFSERFEINIKQVIIHKLVDGVFYSSLISERQGVEETIDARTSDAIALALRFDAPIFTYQNILDKAGIYLNAEPKSAKEQREEADTILDSVMPDEPLSSSSSSDYSNLSLKELNKMLDQAVSKEDYEQAALLRDEISKRN, from the coding sequence ATGAGTTTAGTCCGCTTGGACATTAAGGGTATTTCCTATAGCCAAACACAGAATGGTGCTTATGCACTTATTTTAAACGAGCAGGAAGGCAACAAACAGCTACCAATAGTTATTGGTGCTTTTGAAGCACAATCTATAGCCATAGCTTTAGAAAAGGATATTAAACCACCAAGACCACTTACACACGATTTGTTTAAGAATTTTTCTGAACGTTTTGAGATTAATATTAAACAAGTTATCATTCATAAATTAGTTGATGGCGTATTTTACTCTAGCCTAATTTCTGAACGCCAAGGTGTAGAGGAAACAATTGATGCCCGCACAAGTGATGCCATTGCATTAGCACTTAGGTTTGATGCACCTATTTTTACATATCAGAATATATTAGACAAAGCAGGTATTTACCTGAATGCAGAACCAAAATCTGCAAAAGAACAACGTGAAGAAGCAGACACTATTTTAGACAGTGTAATGCCAGATGAACCTTTATCATCGAGCAGCTCTTCAGATTATTCAAATTTATCTCTCAAGGAATTAAACAAGATGCTCGACCAAGCTGTTAGCAAAGAAGACTATGAACAGGCTGCGCTATTAAGGGACGAGATTTCTAAACGAAATTAA
- a CDS encoding pyruvate dehydrogenase complex E1 component subunit beta, translated as MREIQFREAVCEAMSEEMRADESVFLMGEEVAEYNGAYKASKGMLDEFGAKRVIDTPISELGFAGIAVGSAMNGNRPIVEFMTFNFSLVGIDQIINNAAKMRQMSGGQFNIPIVFRGPTASAGQLGATHSQAFESWYANCPGLKVVVPSNPYDAKGLLKASIRDDDPVIFMESEQMYGDKGEVPEEEYTIELGKADIKREGEHVTIVSFGKIIKQAYEAAEVLAKEDISCEIIDLRTVRPLDFDAIYKSVKKTNRLVILEEAWPFGNISSEIAYRVQEEIFDFLDAPIIKINTADTPAPYSPVLLKEWLPNSDDVVAAVKKVMYK; from the coding sequence ATGAGAGAAATACAATTTAGAGAAGCCGTTTGCGAAGCAATGAGCGAAGAAATGCGTGCAGATGAAAGCGTCTTTTTAATGGGTGAAGAAGTAGCAGAGTACAATGGTGCTTACAAAGCCTCTAAAGGCATGTTAGATGAGTTTGGCGCTAAGCGCGTTATAGACACACCAATTTCTGAACTTGGTTTTGCTGGTATAGCAGTAGGATCTGCAATGAATGGTAATAGGCCAATTGTAGAGTTTATGACCTTTAATTTCTCTTTGGTTGGTATAGATCAAATAATAAACAACGCTGCTAAGATGCGACAAATGTCTGGCGGTCAATTTAATATTCCTATTGTATTTAGAGGTCCTACAGCTTCTGCTGGGCAATTGGGCGCTACACACTCACAAGCTTTTGAAAGCTGGTACGCTAATTGTCCTGGATTAAAAGTAGTAGTGCCATCTAATCCTTATGATGCAAAGGGACTACTTAAGGCATCTATAAGAGATGATGATCCAGTTATCTTTATGGAAAGCGAGCAAATGTATGGTGATAAAGGTGAGGTTCCAGAAGAGGAATACACTATCGAGTTAGGGAAAGCAGATATTAAGCGTGAAGGAGAGCATGTAACTATTGTTTCTTTTGGTAAGATTATAAAGCAGGCTTATGAAGCAGCAGAGGTTTTAGCTAAAGAAGATATTTCTTGTGAGATTATAGATTTAAGAACGGTTCGTCCTTTAGATTTTGATGCCATATACAAGTCTGTTAAAAAAACTAACAGATTAGTTATTCTAGAAGAAGCTTGGCCATTTGGTAATATTTCTTCTGAAATTGCATACAGAGTGCAAGAAGAAATTTTTGATTTCCTTGATGCACCAATCATAAAAATAAATACAGCAGATACACCAGCACCATACTCACCAGTTCTTTTAAAAGAATGGTTGCCAAATAGTGACGATGTTGTTGCGGCTGTTAAAAAAGTGATGTACAAGTAA
- a CDS encoding DUF5686 and carboxypeptidase-like regulatory domain-containing protein, producing the protein MRYSLFFCFSLFTLSVLAQTKASGEVFDSNGEPVPFANVILEGSTVGTITNEEGRFYVESDNNYDALTVSFVGFETQRFVLEKRSNYNLKITLKEEENSLSEVIIYQGKTSKKNNPAIDILKKIWENRRENGVKKFKQYQYDKYEKLEFDLNTIDSTLIESRIFNGMEFIFEETDTNNITGKTYLPIFINEESSKIFGDNTLNEEKKDLLGNKNSGFSNNQNLIAFIKDLYADYDVYDNYIKFFDKSFTSPLSKTGVGVYNYVLSDSAYIDNKWCYNIVYYPRRKNELTFKGDFWVNDSTWAIKDINLRVSKSANINWVKEVYIEQEFDVLNDSTFLITRDYFMSDFSFRKKEEARGIYGKRTTLYDNYKFDIKKPKDFYDNEVDPFNEAIYNRDDAFWHNKRQEALNKDEKGVYKMLDTLKTVKAFKRLYDIGTILATGYIDYDGWDYGPVFSTFGYNTVEGLRVRFGGRTYGTLNDLWRFQGYGAYGFKDNQFKYGVSGKVLLDRKSRLILSAGNRRDIEQLGASLTNSTDVLGRSLASSSLITVGSNDRLSSINLTNVAIEFEPKKNFSFRTDFTYKTLKSASPTFSLDYFIDEARTQIASELQQAEISTKLSYTPGRKTTGYGVERTLINEGEYANVFLNYTLGVKNLIDSDFDYQKVQLFYRQPWKIGGIGRMTTTLEAGKTYGEVPLALLSVVPGNQTLFSIFNSFPLLNFYEFVTDTYTSFHLEHNFNGRFFSRIPLIRDLNLREIVGVRGVYGTLSDENRALDASGIFLQAPDLEPYYEYSFGVGNIFRIFRLDFHFRGNYFNNTDARSFGVTGAFGFSF; encoded by the coding sequence ATGAGATACAGTTTATTTTTTTGTTTTAGTTTATTTACACTGTCTGTGTTAGCTCAAACTAAAGCTAGTGGTGAGGTTTTTGACTCTAACGGAGAACCTGTCCCTTTTGCTAATGTAATTTTAGAAGGTTCAACTGTTGGTACAATTACCAATGAAGAAGGTCGCTTTTATGTAGAGTCTGATAATAATTACGACGCATTAACAGTTAGTTTTGTGGGGTTTGAAACTCAGCGATTTGTTCTTGAAAAACGCAGTAATTACAACTTGAAAATAACACTTAAAGAAGAAGAAAACTCTTTGAGTGAAGTTATTATTTATCAAGGTAAAACTTCTAAAAAGAATAATCCTGCAATAGATATTCTCAAGAAAATTTGGGAAAACAGAAGAGAAAATGGTGTAAAGAAATTTAAACAATACCAATACGATAAGTACGAAAAGCTAGAATTTGATTTAAATACAATTGATAGCACGCTTATTGAAAGTAGAATTTTTAATGGTATGGAGTTTATCTTTGAAGAAACAGACACCAATAACATTACAGGAAAAACTTACCTTCCAATTTTCATAAATGAAGAGTCCTCTAAGATTTTTGGAGATAACACTCTAAACGAAGAAAAAAAGGACCTTCTTGGAAATAAGAATTCAGGGTTTAGTAACAATCAAAACCTTATTGCATTTATAAAAGACCTGTATGCAGATTATGATGTTTACGATAACTACATAAAATTTTTCGATAAAAGTTTTACTAGTCCATTATCTAAAACAGGTGTAGGTGTGTATAATTATGTGCTCTCAGATAGTGCTTATATAGACAATAAGTGGTGTTATAATATTGTGTATTATCCAAGACGTAAAAATGAACTCACGTTTAAAGGAGATTTTTGGGTAAATGATTCTACTTGGGCTATAAAAGATATTAACTTAAGAGTATCTAAAAGTGCAAATATCAATTGGGTAAAAGAAGTTTATATTGAACAAGAGTTTGATGTTTTAAACGATTCAACATTCCTTATAACAAGAGACTACTTTATGTCAGACTTTTCTTTTAGAAAGAAAGAAGAGGCTAGAGGTATTTATGGTAAACGAACAACCTTATATGATAATTATAAGTTCGATATAAAGAAACCAAAAGACTTTTATGATAATGAGGTAGACCCTTTTAATGAAGCTATTTACAATAGGGATGATGCCTTTTGGCATAACAAGCGTCAAGAAGCACTTAATAAAGATGAAAAGGGTGTATATAAAATGTTAGATACCTTAAAAACTGTAAAAGCATTTAAAAGACTTTATGATATAGGAACTATACTAGCAACAGGATATATAGATTATGATGGTTGGGATTATGGTCCTGTATTTTCAACATTTGGATATAACACTGTTGAAGGCTTACGGGTACGTTTTGGCGGTAGAACTTATGGAACACTTAATGACCTTTGGCGTTTTCAAGGTTACGGTGCTTATGGCTTTAAGGACAACCAATTTAAATATGGTGTTTCTGGAAAAGTACTTTTAGATAGAAAATCTAGGCTTATCCTATCTGCTGGTAATAGGCGAGATATAGAGCAATTAGGTGCTAGCTTGACCAACAGTACAGATGTGCTAGGGAGAAGTTTGGCATCATCATCTTTAATTACAGTTGGTAGTAATGATAGGTTAAGTTCTATTAATCTTACCAATGTTGCCATAGAGTTTGAACCAAAAAAGAATTTTAGCTTCAGGACAGATTTTACATATAAAACTTTAAAATCTGCATCACCTACGTTTAGTTTGGATTACTTTATAGATGAAGCAAGAACACAGATAGCCTCAGAATTACAACAAGCAGAGATTTCTACAAAGCTATCTTATACGCCAGGAAGAAAAACTACAGGTTACGGAGTGGAGCGCACGCTTATTAATGAAGGTGAATATGCTAATGTATTTTTAAATTATACATTGGGTGTTAAAAATTTAATTGATAGCGATTTTGATTACCAAAAAGTACAACTGTTTTACAGGCAACCTTGGAAAATAGGTGGAATAGGAAGAATGACAACTACGCTAGAAGCTGGTAAAACTTATGGAGAAGTGCCATTGGCACTGTTAAGTGTTGTACCTGGTAACCAAACGTTATTCTCTATATTTAATTCTTTTCCTTTATTAAACTTTTATGAGTTTGTAACAGACACCTATACCTCATTTCATTTAGAACATAATTTTAATGGAAGGTTCTTTTCTAGAATTCCATTGATTAGAGATTTAAACTTGAGAGAGATTGTAGGAGTCAGAGGTGTATACGGAACACTATCTGATGAAAATAGAGCATTAGATGCTTCAGGTATATTTTTACAAGCACCAGACCTAGAACCTTACTATGAATACAGTTTCGGAGTAGGCAATATTTTTAGAATATTTAGGTTAGATTTTCATTTTAGAGGGAACTATTTTAATAATACAGATGCCAGAAGTTTTGGTGTTACAGGAGCCTTTGGGTTTAGTTTTTAA
- a CDS encoding electron transfer flavoprotein subunit alpha/FixB family protein codes for MSVLVYTESEQGQFKKTALEVASYAKGVAKMLGVSVTAVAFNAEDTSTLATYGVDKVLNVKNDKLEKFNAEAYADALAQAAKKEDAKVIIVSQSANAKYLAPLLAVDLEAGYASNVVALPENTSPVTVKRTAFTNKAFNITEITTDRAIIGVSKNAYGLHETEASGTNEDFIPELGSEDFTVNVESVDKATDKVTIADAEVVVSGGRGLKGPENWGMIEELADVLGAATACSKPVSDMGWRPHSEHVGQTGKPVASNLYIAIGISGAIQHLAGINASKTKVVINNDPEAPFFKAADYGVVGDAFEVVPKLIEKLKTFKANQ; via the coding sequence ATGTCAGTTTTAGTATATACAGAATCAGAACAAGGTCAATTTAAAAAGACCGCTTTAGAAGTAGCTTCTTACGCTAAAGGAGTTGCTAAAATGTTAGGCGTATCTGTTACAGCCGTAGCATTTAATGCCGAAGATACTTCTACACTTGCAACTTATGGTGTAGATAAAGTATTAAATGTAAAAAATGACAAGCTAGAAAAATTTAATGCAGAAGCTTATGCAGATGCATTAGCTCAAGCAGCTAAGAAAGAAGATGCTAAAGTCATTATTGTAAGCCAAAGCGCTAATGCAAAATATTTAGCACCATTATTGGCTGTAGATCTAGAAGCTGGATACGCATCAAACGTTGTTGCTCTTCCAGAAAACACATCTCCTGTAACAGTTAAGCGAACTGCTTTTACAAACAAAGCGTTTAATATTACAGAAATTACTACAGACAGAGCCATAATCGGTGTTTCTAAAAATGCTTATGGTTTACATGAAACAGAAGCTAGCGGAACAAATGAAGATTTTATTCCAGAATTAGGCTCAGAAGATTTTACAGTTAATGTAGAAAGTGTAGATAAAGCTACAGACAAAGTAACAATTGCAGATGCAGAAGTAGTTGTTTCTGGAGGTAGAGGACTTAAAGGCCCAGAAAATTGGGGTATGATTGAAGAGCTTGCAGACGTTTTAGGTGCTGCAACAGCATGCTCTAAGCCAGTTTCGGATATGGGATGGAGACCACATAGTGAACACGTAGGACAAACTGGAAAGCCAGTTGCATCTAACCTATATATCGCAATAGGAATCTCTGGAGCAATACAACATTTAGCAGGTATAAATGCCTCTAAAACTAAAGTAGTAATTAACAACGATCCTGAGGCACCATTCTTTAAAGCTGCAGACTACGGTGTTGTTGGAGATGCTTTTGAAGTTGTACCAAAATTAATTGAGAAGCTTAAAACATTTAAAGCAAACCAATAA
- a CDS encoding NupC/NupG family nucleoside CNT transporter, which produces MLKHYISLSIICLCLAFSNLTSAQIQNTWEFTSVTNAQGEELFQINSENDILTIKEGRFNYSLEANNIEASGDYMLQNDLLVFFYSQPKDTIRRFRITYESDSELSFKENENTYNFKATSQNVTEVLPVNTSKELIPNGGFTFNSFWRGAIGMLSLLIIAFIFSSNRKAINWKTIGVGLGAQLLLAIGVLKISFVQSIFEFVGKIFVKILDFTAAGSEFLLGGMMDVDSFGFIFLFQVLPTIIFFSALTSILFYLGVIQIVVKGMAWALTKLLGISGAESLSVAGNIFLGQTEAPLMIKAYLERMTKSEILLVMVGGMATVAGGVLAAYIGFLGGDDPALRLEFAKHLLAASVMAAPGAIIISKILFPQQEKVNKDVEVSSDKIGSNILDAIANGTTEGLKLAANVGAMLLVFIALIAMVNGILGYAAGFDGFTIAFLNIDWHFTSLNEVIANNTTYNALSLEFILGYTFAPLMWLIGVATDDIALMGQLLGIKLVASEFVGYIQLADLKNSANALSLNYEKSVIMATYMLCGFANFASIGIQIGGIGSLAPGQRKTLSRFGMKALIGGTLASLLSATIAGMIIG; this is translated from the coding sequence ATGTTGAAACACTACATCTCTTTAAGCATTATTTGCTTATGTCTGGCCTTTTCTAATCTTACATCTGCACAAATACAAAACACTTGGGAGTTTACAAGTGTTACCAATGCACAAGGAGAAGAGCTATTTCAAATAAACAGCGAAAACGACATCCTAACAATAAAAGAAGGTCGTTTTAACTACAGCCTTGAGGCTAATAATATAGAAGCAAGTGGAGATTATATGCTCCAAAACGATTTGTTAGTTTTCTTTTACTCTCAACCAAAAGATACAATTAGAAGATTTAGAATAACTTACGAAAGTGACTCTGAATTATCTTTTAAGGAAAATGAGAATACCTATAACTTTAAAGCGACCTCTCAAAATGTAACAGAAGTTTTACCGGTTAATACCTCTAAAGAATTAATACCTAATGGAGGCTTTACATTTAATAGCTTTTGGCGTGGCGCTATAGGTATGCTATCCCTACTTATTATTGCTTTTATATTTAGCAGCAATAGAAAAGCTATTAATTGGAAAACTATTGGTGTAGGATTAGGCGCACAACTTCTTCTTGCAATTGGAGTTTTAAAAATATCTTTTGTTCAAAGTATTTTTGAATTTGTAGGTAAGATATTTGTGAAGATTTTAGATTTTACTGCTGCTGGTAGTGAGTTCCTTTTAGGAGGAATGATGGATGTAGATAGCTTTGGCTTCATCTTTTTGTTTCAAGTACTTCCAACAATTATTTTCTTTTCAGCGCTAACCTCTATCCTATTTTATTTAGGTGTTATACAAATAGTAGTAAAAGGCATGGCTTGGGCCTTAACAAAATTATTAGGTATATCTGGAGCTGAGAGCCTAAGTGTTGCTGGTAATATATTCTTAGGTCAAACTGAAGCACCTTTAATGATCAAGGCTTATTTAGAGCGCATGACCAAGTCTGAAATTTTATTAGTCATGGTTGGCGGTATGGCTACAGTAGCTGGTGGCGTATTGGCGGCTTACATCGGGTTTTTGGGTGGAGATGATCCTGCATTACGTTTAGAGTTTGCCAAACACCTTCTCGCTGCATCTGTGATGGCTGCACCTGGTGCAATTATTATTTCTAAAATACTTTTTCCACAACAGGAAAAAGTAAACAAAGATGTAGAAGTTTCCTCAGACAAGATTGGATCTAATATTTTAGATGCCATAGCAAATGGTACTACAGAAGGCTTAAAGCTTGCAGCAAATGTTGGAGCAATGCTATTAGTATTTATAGCTCTTATAGCAATGGTAAATGGTATTCTTGGATATGCAGCAGGTTTTGATGGGTTTACAATTGCATTTTTAAATATAGACTGGCACTTTACTTCCTTAAATGAAGTCATTGCAAACAATACAACCTATAATGCATTGTCTTTAGAATTTATTCTAGGTTATACATTTGCACCACTTATGTGGTTAATTGGAGTAGCAACAGATGATATTGCTCTAATGGGACAATTGCTAGGTATCAAGTTAGTTGCAAGTGAGTTTGTTGGGTATATACAATTAGCAGATCTTAAGAATTCTGCAAATGCATTAAGTCTCAACTACGAAAAGTCTGTAATCATGGCAACGTATATGTTGTGTGGTTTTGCAAATTTTGCTTCAATAGGTATACAGATTGGTGGTATAGGATCACTAGCGCCTGGACAACGAAAAACCTTGTCGCGATTTGGAATGAAGGCACTTATTGGCGGTACACTAGCATCTTTACTTTCTGCAACAATAGCAGGAATGATTATAGGTTAA
- a CDS encoding electron transfer flavoprotein subunit beta/FixA family protein, protein MKILVCISHVPDTTSKINFTDGDTKFDTNGVQFVINPNDEFGLTRAMWFKEKQGASVDIINVGGPETEPTLRKALAIGADTAIRVNTPALDGYQVAKEIAAVAKDGDYNLIIAGRESIDYNGGMVPGMLAKLLDANFVNTCTGLEIDGETATATREIDGGKETLSAKLPLVVGGQKGLVEESDLRIPNMRGIMMARKKPLNVVEPTGASKETQAVKFEKPAPKGAVKLVEANNLDQLVDLLHNEAKVI, encoded by the coding sequence ATGAAAATTCTAGTATGTATAAGCCACGTGCCAGACACAACGTCTAAAATCAATTTCACAGATGGCGACACAAAGTTTGATACCAATGGTGTACAATTTGTAATAAACCCTAATGACGAATTTGGTTTAACTCGTGCTATGTGGTTTAAAGAAAAACAAGGTGCCAGTGTAGATATTATTAATGTTGGCGGCCCAGAAACAGAACCTACGTTAAGAAAAGCATTAGCTATTGGAGCAGATACAGCTATACGTGTTAACACACCTGCTTTAGATGGTTACCAAGTAGCAAAAGAAATAGCTGCAGTAGCTAAAGATGGCGACTACAACCTTATTATTGCTGGACGTGAGTCTATTGACTATAATGGTGGAATGGTACCAGGAATGTTAGCAAAATTATTAGATGCTAACTTTGTAAATACCTGTACTGGTTTAGAAATAGATGGCGAAACTGCAACTGCTACAAGAGAGATAGATGGTGGTAAAGAAACACTTTCTGCTAAATTACCTTTAGTAGTTGGTGGCCAGAAAGGTTTAGTTGAAGAAAGTGATTTACGTATTCCTAATATGAGAGGTATTATGATGGCTCGTAAAAAACCATTAAATGTAGTTGAACCTACTGGAGCGTCTAAAGAAACTCAAGCCGTAAAGTTTGAAAAGCCTGCCCCTAAAGGTGCTGTTAAACTTGTTGAAGCAAACAACTTAGACCAACTTGTAGACTTATTACATAATGAAGCTAAGGTGATATAA